Proteins found in one Polyangiaceae bacterium genomic segment:
- a CDS encoding FAD-dependent monooxygenase produces the protein MSTLPVLIAGAGPTGLMLAISLAKHGIEHRIVDANPERSPLSRALAVHARTLEILDSYGIAADLVARGRQLSGASMYAEGRLIVRADFDELDTRFPFLLCLPQSETEAVLEGLLVRSGSVVERSTKLVDLDSGEAGVGCRLLRPDGSEETLRARWVVGADGAHSAVRKAARLAFPGHRYPEAFWLADADIEWDVSDRRVTTFFSSEGLLACFPLPSGQMRVVASTPEGAGEGDPTDSDVEELLRRRSGQEVRIAGSSWRARFAIHCRQVERYRAGRVFLAGDAAHVHSPLGGQGMNTGMQDAHNLAWKLALVEKGLAGNALLESYEAERHRVGEELLRATDIATRVATIQSPLGRRVRDRVTEFLASMEVVQERVTRRVAELDLAYEKSPIVGEFRSSLWRARFGDDEEEESPTVTAWLSFDAAPRPGQRAPDGLARDPEGHPVRLSELWQPTRHTLLLFDGRASTRQGYEDLSRVARTVRERHGDVVASVVVVADSMIPEALAWDGVTILDPEGDLEYRYGARAECLYLVRPDLYLGYRSQPAALEPLLAYLDDVLS, from the coding sequence GTGAGCACGCTACCGGTTCTGATCGCGGGCGCTGGCCCCACGGGTCTGATGCTCGCGATCTCCCTCGCCAAGCATGGCATCGAGCACCGGATCGTGGACGCCAACCCCGAACGGAGCCCGCTATCGCGCGCTCTGGCGGTGCACGCGCGCACGTTGGAAATCCTCGACTCCTACGGCATCGCAGCAGACCTGGTCGCCCGTGGCCGCCAGCTCTCGGGCGCCTCGATGTACGCCGAAGGTCGTCTCATCGTGCGTGCGGACTTCGACGAGCTCGACACCCGCTTCCCCTTCCTCCTGTGTCTGCCCCAGAGCGAGACCGAGGCCGTTCTGGAGGGTTTGTTGGTCCGCAGCGGAAGCGTCGTGGAACGAAGCACGAAGCTCGTGGATCTCGACAGCGGCGAGGCCGGCGTCGGTTGCCGCCTGCTGCGCCCCGACGGCAGCGAGGAAACGCTGCGCGCACGCTGGGTGGTGGGCGCCGACGGCGCGCACAGCGCCGTGCGCAAGGCGGCACGGCTCGCGTTTCCGGGGCACCGCTACCCGGAGGCGTTCTGGCTCGCCGACGCGGACATCGAGTGGGACGTGTCGGACCGACGCGTGACCACGTTCTTCTCGTCCGAAGGGCTGCTGGCCTGCTTTCCCTTGCCCAGTGGACAGATGCGCGTGGTCGCCTCCACTCCCGAAGGGGCGGGAGAGGGCGACCCGACGGACAGCGACGTGGAAGAGTTGCTGCGGCGCAGGAGTGGCCAGGAGGTTCGCATCGCCGGCAGCAGTTGGCGTGCGCGCTTCGCGATCCACTGTCGGCAGGTCGAGCGCTATCGCGCCGGCCGCGTGTTCTTGGCGGGGGACGCGGCTCACGTACACAGCCCTCTCGGTGGGCAGGGCATGAACACCGGAATGCAGGACGCCCACAACCTGGCCTGGAAGCTCGCACTGGTGGAAAAGGGCCTCGCGGGGAACGCCCTGCTCGAGAGCTACGAAGCGGAGCGGCACCGGGTTGGAGAGGAGCTCTTGAGGGCGACGGACATCGCGACGCGAGTGGCCACCATCCAGAGCCCCCTCGGGCGACGGGTGCGAGATCGGGTGACGGAATTCTTGGCGTCGATGGAGGTGGTCCAGGAGCGGGTCACCCGTCGCGTCGCGGAGCTGGACTTGGCCTACGAGAAGAGCCCCATCGTGGGGGAATTCCGCTCCAGTCTGTGGCGCGCCCGCTTTGGGGACGACGAAGAAGAAGAGTCCCCGACGGTCACCGCCTGGCTGTCCTTCGATGCCGCGCCGCGGCCGGGGCAGCGGGCTCCGGACGGCCTGGCCCGCGACCCGGAGGGCCACCCGGTGCGCCTTTCGGAGCTGTGGCAGCCGACTCGCCACACGCTGCTCCTGTTCGATGGGCGCGCTTCCACGCGCCAGGGCTACGAGGACCTCTCCCGGGTGGCACGCACGGTTCGGGAGCGACACGGAGACGTCGTCGCGAGCGTGGTGGTGGTGGCGGATTCGATGATACCGGAGGCGCTCGCCTGGGACGGCGTCACGATCCTCGATCCAGAAGGGGATCTGGAATACCGCTACGGAGCGCGGGCGGAGTGCCTCTACCTGGTGCGGCCCGATCTGTATCTCGGCTATCGCAGCCAGCCCGCCGCGCTCGAGCCGTTGCTCGCCTACTTGGACGACGTGCTGTCCTGA
- a CDS encoding diguanylate cyclase — protein sequence MKVLVADDDGVSRMLISHWLTSWGYDVVGAEDGQAAQRILASTPDIRMVLADWVMPGMDGPDLCRFIRSRSQSQYVYVVLVTSRGARDDVVSGLDAGADDYVTKPVNPAELELRLRAAGRMLELEDELRAVQERLRFEAMHDPLTSLLNRAAILERLDEELSRASRKHAPLSALMIDVDRFKHVNDTLGHATGDTVLCGVAERLRLGVRTYDPVARFGGEEFLVVLADCDLEQAERVAERARRSLCRRPIQTSEGDLEITASFGVATTGPAQFCLGKDLLRAADMAMYRAKAEGRNRVVTAASLDPYPLSAQVG from the coding sequence ATGAAGGTCCTGGTCGCCGATGACGACGGAGTGAGCCGCATGCTCATCAGCCACTGGCTCACGAGCTGGGGCTACGACGTCGTGGGAGCAGAGGACGGCCAAGCGGCGCAGCGGATCTTGGCCTCCACGCCGGACATCCGCATGGTGCTCGCCGACTGGGTGATGCCGGGCATGGACGGACCGGATCTGTGTCGCTTCATTCGCTCGCGGTCCCAGTCCCAGTACGTGTACGTGGTGCTCGTCACGTCACGCGGCGCTCGAGACGACGTGGTCAGCGGGCTCGACGCCGGCGCCGACGACTATGTCACCAAGCCCGTGAACCCCGCGGAGCTGGAGCTCCGACTGCGAGCCGCGGGCCGCATGCTCGAGCTGGAGGACGAGCTCAGAGCGGTTCAGGAACGGCTGCGCTTCGAGGCCATGCACGATCCGCTCACGAGCTTGCTCAATCGCGCCGCCATCTTGGAACGTCTGGACGAAGAGCTCTCCAGGGCCAGCCGCAAGCACGCGCCGCTATCGGCCTTGATGATCGACGTCGATCGCTTCAAGCACGTCAACGACACGCTGGGTCACGCGACCGGGGACACCGTGCTGTGCGGCGTTGCCGAGCGGCTCCGTCTTGGCGTGCGCACCTACGATCCCGTCGCGCGCTTCGGGGGCGAGGAATTCCTGGTGGTGCTGGCCGACTGCGATCTGGAGCAGGCGGAACGGGTTGCCGAGCGTGCTCGCCGGAGCTTGTGCCGGCGTCCGATCCAGACGTCCGAAGGCGACCTCGAAATCACCGCCAGCTTCGGGGTGGCCACCACGGGTCCCGCTCAATTCTGTCTCGGCAAGGACCTGCTGCGGGCCGCGGACATGGCCATGTACCGGGCCAAGGCGGAGGGCCGGAACCGCGTGGTCACCGCTGCCTCCCTCGACCCCTACCCGCTGAGCGCCCAAGTCGGCTGA
- a CDS encoding Hpt domain-containing protein produces MRSHPSQVPSSTESDFDESVLLAQVGFDRVLFRVVLETFRDEWPRRARGLMEGVQVADWDTVVRQAHTLKGSLRQIGASRAARAAERVEHLARAADAAALEEAVPAAESALSHVDAEIAELLRNEA; encoded by the coding sequence ATGCGTTCGCACCCCTCACAAGTTCCGTCTTCGACGGAATCCGACTTCGACGAGAGCGTCCTGTTGGCGCAGGTGGGGTTCGATCGCGTCCTGTTCCGAGTGGTGCTCGAGACCTTCCGCGACGAATGGCCGCGGCGGGCGCGGGGGTTGATGGAAGGGGTTCAGGTCGCCGACTGGGACACCGTCGTGCGCCAAGCCCATACCCTCAAGGGCTCCCTCCGACAGATAGGTGCCAGCCGCGCCGCGCGGGCCGCGGAGCGCGTGGAGCACCTGGCGCGGGCCGCGGATGCTGCCGCCTTGGAGGAGGCAGTGCCCGCGGCCGAAAGCGCCTTGAGCCACGTGGACGCCGAAATCGCCGAGCTGCTCAGGAACGAAGCATGA
- a CDS encoding PhnD/SsuA/transferrin family substrate-binding protein produces the protein MTDPFELSEDAPVRVGVALTATATATGKSEVSETVMRARLSSFAAALGAATKLPTEPQAFADYPELLDAMRCGSVDIAWLPPVIALRAASAGRALPIALPVRRGVSSFFTALFTQVGSAVQRPADLSGVRAAWVDKNSASGFLVIRAALRAQGLDLQKAFFAESFVGSHDAVVRAVVNGTVDVGATYVHHDARAGGVWRAGWGDASVHVVSRVGPIPSDVIAAGVHVPVRRIRQVQRALLTAKNAELGAAAGVLLEAESFVEATSEHLAPLEALLGFLEDTAERWSSVMPPPVSMPPQRGE, from the coding sequence GTGACGGATCCGTTCGAGCTGTCCGAGGACGCGCCGGTTCGGGTCGGAGTCGCGCTCACCGCCACCGCCACCGCCACGGGCAAGTCGGAGGTGAGCGAGACGGTGATGCGCGCCCGCCTTTCGTCGTTTGCGGCCGCGTTGGGCGCGGCGACGAAGCTGCCCACGGAGCCGCAGGCGTTCGCGGACTACCCGGAGCTGCTCGATGCCATGCGCTGTGGCAGCGTGGACATCGCGTGGTTGCCGCCGGTGATTGCCCTGCGGGCAGCGTCCGCGGGGCGAGCGTTGCCCATCGCGCTCCCGGTGCGGCGCGGCGTCTCGTCCTTCTTCACGGCGCTCTTCACCCAGGTGGGGTCCGCCGTGCAGCGTCCGGCGGATCTCTCCGGCGTGCGTGCGGCGTGGGTCGACAAGAACAGCGCGTCGGGGTTCCTGGTGATCCGCGCTGCGCTGCGGGCGCAGGGCCTGGATCTGCAGAAGGCGTTTTTCGCCGAGAGCTTCGTGGGCTCGCACGATGCCGTGGTGCGCGCCGTCGTGAACGGAACGGTGGACGTGGGGGCGACCTACGTGCACCACGATGCGCGCGCGGGCGGAGTCTGGCGTGCGGGGTGGGGCGACGCTTCGGTGCACGTGGTGTCGCGGGTCGGGCCCATTCCGTCCGACGTGATCGCCGCGGGAGTCCACGTGCCGGTGCGGCGCATCCGCCAGGTGCAGCGCGCGTTGCTGACTGCCAAGAACGCCGAGCTCGGCGCCGCGGCGGGTGTGCTCTTGGAAGCCGAGAGCTTCGTGGAAGCGACCAGCGAGCACCTGGCGCCGCTGGAGGCCCTGCTCGGATTTCTGGAAGACACGGCCGAGCGCTGGAGCTCGGTGATGCCGCCCCCCGTCAGCATGCCACCCCAGCGCGGCGAGTGA
- a CDS encoding Smr/MutS family protein yields the protein MTAADALYEKSAHDLEWSRLLEHLAGRCLGPAGGARLRARRPAETHAAARGMGELTAEALDAFEAGAAPPTAPSDDLSPILGRVNRGAVASGVELATVLRQLEGARRLRAWAHGARHRWPKLARALESPEELEPVCSELARCIEDDGNVADRASPELARARRAVGEAQKELTTRLSGLVRRYSDVLSDDYWTEREGRYVLPVRSDSHVKVQGIVFGSSASGATLFVEPAEITGLGNRLKVALAEVEREEARVLSRLSAELSAVTEAVSAAQAAITEADVLGALTSWARDTRSIAMVVEPEAKLQLLGARHPLLLVQGVEVVDNDVHAESGRALVVSGPNAGGKTVALKCLGLAVWMARSGIPVPVEPGSVVGWFSPVLTDVGDEQSLLQSLSTFSAHIKNIAAILEAATTTALVLLDEVAAGTDPEEGAALATSVIQGLLDRGAAVAVTTHYERLKELAAEDSRFENASVGFDLAAMAPTFRMTMGIAGASSALAVAQRFGIPEGIIARARASMPDESVSREDLLRELSSESERLKQARLELERELGEQRRLTQEAERERARAREQEKNRLAREGRELTQEVREARARLLALKKRLGSAELREAEKVVSDAARHVALGGELADVGRVAPSDTPEVVESELVVGARVLVPRLGTVAEVAALPERGQVRVIAGAMRLMVPVSELRRAPGGARRPATERKKREPTPKLESRDGFVPVRTRDNTLNLRGKRVDEALDELDAFVDTLLRDGERAAFVLHGHGTGALKLAVRAHLGAHSQIRRAVPAEPEDGGDAFTLLWLRD from the coding sequence ATGACCGCAGCGGATGCGCTGTACGAAAAGAGCGCCCACGACCTGGAATGGTCGCGGTTGCTCGAGCACCTCGCGGGCCGCTGCTTGGGCCCCGCGGGCGGCGCACGCCTGCGCGCGCGCCGCCCGGCGGAAACGCACGCCGCGGCCCGCGGCATGGGCGAGCTCACTGCCGAAGCCCTGGACGCCTTCGAGGCGGGCGCCGCGCCGCCCACGGCTCCGAGCGACGACCTCTCGCCGATCCTCGGCCGGGTGAACCGCGGCGCTGTAGCATCCGGCGTGGAGCTCGCCACCGTGCTGCGGCAGCTCGAGGGGGCGCGCAGGCTGCGCGCTTGGGCGCACGGCGCTCGCCACCGCTGGCCAAAGCTCGCGCGGGCCTTGGAGTCGCCGGAAGAGCTGGAACCGGTGTGTTCCGAGCTCGCGCGCTGCATCGAGGACGACGGTAACGTCGCGGATCGCGCCTCGCCGGAGCTCGCGCGCGCACGGCGCGCCGTCGGGGAAGCGCAGAAGGAGCTGACTACGCGGCTCTCGGGGCTCGTACGACGTTACTCCGACGTGCTGTCCGACGACTACTGGACCGAGCGCGAAGGCCGCTACGTGCTGCCCGTGCGCTCCGACTCCCACGTCAAGGTTCAAGGCATCGTGTTCGGCTCCAGCGCGTCCGGCGCCACGCTGTTCGTGGAGCCCGCGGAGATCACCGGCCTCGGCAACCGCCTGAAGGTGGCGCTCGCGGAGGTGGAGCGGGAAGAGGCGCGCGTCCTCTCGCGTCTGTCGGCGGAGCTCTCTGCCGTGACGGAAGCCGTGAGCGCTGCGCAGGCCGCCATCACGGAGGCGGATGTCCTCGGCGCGCTCACCTCCTGGGCGCGGGATACGCGCTCCATCGCCATGGTGGTGGAACCCGAAGCGAAGCTTCAGCTGCTCGGCGCGCGCCATCCCCTGCTCCTGGTTCAGGGCGTGGAGGTGGTCGACAACGACGTCCATGCCGAGAGCGGTCGGGCGCTGGTGGTGTCGGGCCCCAACGCCGGCGGCAAGACCGTCGCGCTCAAGTGCCTGGGTCTCGCCGTGTGGATGGCACGCTCGGGCATTCCCGTGCCCGTGGAACCGGGCTCGGTGGTGGGTTGGTTTTCCCCCGTGCTCACGGACGTCGGCGACGAACAATCCCTGCTGCAGTCGCTTTCCACCTTCAGCGCCCACATCAAGAACATCGCCGCCATCCTGGAGGCCGCCACCACGACGGCCCTGGTGCTGCTCGACGAGGTGGCCGCGGGCACCGATCCGGAAGAAGGCGCAGCGCTGGCCACCAGCGTGATCCAAGGCTTGCTCGACCGCGGCGCTGCCGTGGCCGTCACCACGCACTACGAGCGTCTGAAGGAGCTCGCCGCGGAGGACTCGCGTTTCGAGAACGCGTCCGTCGGCTTCGACCTGGCGGCGATGGCGCCCACCTTCCGCATGACGATGGGCATCGCCGGAGCGTCCAGCGCGCTGGCGGTGGCGCAGCGTTTCGGCATCCCGGAGGGGATCATCGCGCGCGCGCGGGCGTCGATGCCGGACGAGTCGGTGAGCCGGGAAGATCTGCTGCGCGAGCTCTCGTCGGAGAGCGAACGGCTGAAGCAAGCGCGGCTGGAGCTCGAGCGCGAGCTGGGCGAACAGCGAAGGCTCACGCAGGAGGCCGAGCGCGAGCGAGCGCGCGCGCGCGAGCAGGAGAAGAACCGGCTCGCCCGCGAGGGGCGGGAGCTCACGCAAGAGGTACGGGAGGCGCGCGCCCGGCTCTTGGCATTGAAGAAGCGCCTGGGCAGCGCCGAGCTCCGCGAGGCCGAGAAAGTGGTGAGCGACGCCGCGCGCCACGTGGCCCTGGGCGGCGAGCTGGCGGACGTCGGGCGCGTCGCGCCCAGCGACACGCCGGAAGTGGTGGAGAGCGAGCTCGTCGTCGGAGCACGCGTGCTCGTACCGCGGCTGGGGACCGTGGCGGAGGTCGCGGCGCTGCCCGAGCGCGGCCAGGTTCGCGTAATCGCCGGAGCCATGCGCTTGATGGTGCCGGTGAGCGAGCTGCGCCGCGCGCCCGGAGGCGCGCGGCGCCCCGCCACGGAGCGCAAGAAGCGCGAGCCCACGCCCAAGCTCGAGAGCCGGGACGGCTTCGTGCCGGTGCGCACGCGGGACAACACCCTGAACCTCCGCGGCAAGCGCGTCGACGAAGCGCTGGACGAGCTCGACGCGTTCGTGGACACCCTGCTCCGGGACGGCGAGCGCGCAGCGTTCGTGCTCCACGGGCATGGTACCGGTGCGCTCAAGCTCGCAGTGCGCGCCCACTTGGGCGCGCACTCCCAAATCCGACGGGCCGTGCCCGCCGAGCCCGAGGACGGCGGAGACGCCTTCACGCTGCTCTGGCTCCGGGACTGA
- a CDS encoding peroxiredoxin — MARVLLRLLVAAIALLLSCGGDRANARSPHLEAISVAPDFRAPDETGKVRTLSEFRGHPVVLYFYPKDGTPGCTREACAFRDAWDQLQRDGARVVGVSVDSVESHAAFKKAHRLPFPLLSDEDGTVLAAYGVPRSPQGYAARTTFVIDSQGMIRRIFPEVDPALHLSEVLSVLDQLKAEGLDQAQDSTSSK; from the coding sequence ATGGCCCGTGTTCTGCTGCGCCTGCTCGTGGCCGCCATCGCCCTGCTGCTGAGCTGCGGCGGCGACAGGGCGAACGCTCGCTCACCGCACCTGGAAGCCATTTCCGTCGCGCCGGACTTCCGCGCTCCCGACGAGACCGGAAAGGTCCGTACGCTCTCGGAGTTTCGCGGCCACCCGGTGGTGCTCTACTTCTACCCCAAGGACGGCACCCCCGGCTGTACCCGGGAGGCGTGCGCATTTCGCGACGCCTGGGACCAGCTGCAAAGGGACGGCGCCCGCGTCGTGGGCGTGAGCGTCGACTCGGTGGAGTCCCACGCCGCCTTCAAGAAGGCGCACCGTCTGCCATTTCCCCTGCTCTCGGACGAAGACGGCACGGTGCTCGCCGCCTATGGCGTGCCGCGCTCGCCCCAGGGCTACGCCGCGCGCACGACGTTCGTGATCGACTCCCAAGGCATGATCCGACGCATCTTTCCCGAGGTGGACCCGGCGTTGCACCTCAGCGAGGTGCTCTCCGTCCTCGACCAGCTGAAGGCGGAAGGCCTGGACCAGGCTCAGGACAGCACGTCGTCCAAGTAG
- a CDS encoding CBS domain-containing protein, with protein MAEAPKVVGDVMTQDVFTLEHNEKLSVADDVMRLGRIRHIPVVDDDGAVVGVVSQRDLFFNALLRALGYGSYASQKTLEEYRVKDAMHEPVITCRPNTPLSEAARTMLEKKIGCLPVVEDGQLVGIVTESDFVALIARGG; from the coding sequence ATGGCAGAGGCACCGAAGGTAGTGGGGGACGTCATGACCCAGGACGTCTTCACCTTGGAGCACAACGAGAAGCTATCGGTGGCGGACGACGTCATGCGCCTCGGTAGGATTCGCCACATCCCGGTAGTGGATGACGACGGCGCCGTGGTGGGTGTCGTCAGTCAGCGGGATCTGTTCTTCAACGCCCTCTTGCGTGCCCTGGGTTACGGCTCCTACGCCTCTCAGAAGACGCTCGAGGAGTACCGGGTCAAGGACGCGATGCACGAGCCCGTGATCACGTGTAGGCCCAACACCCCGCTGAGCGAAGCCGCGCGGACGATGCTGGAAAAGAAGATCGGCTGCTTGCCGGTGGTCGAAGACGGGCAGCTCGTCGGCATCGTGACGGAATCGGATTTCGTGGCTCTCATCGCCCGCGGGGGCTGA
- a CDS encoding YafY family transcriptional regulator, whose amino-acid sequence MRRADRLFQIIQLLRRRKVVTARELAERLEVSERTVYRDVRDLVASGTPIDGEAGVGYTLRPGYDLPPLMFDHAEIEALVLGARLVEGFGDAELGRAARSLLSKVENVLPKHLAPLLGATRLYVPDVGRGRELSETLLPVRTAVGQGQKLRISYARADGKKSKRVVRPLGTFFWGSSWTLTAWCELRADFRNFRLDRISKVEVLDDRFEAEPGKTLRDYLNLLGPDAARLMDA is encoded by the coding sequence ATGCGTCGCGCGGATCGCCTGTTCCAGATCATCCAGCTCCTTCGTCGTCGCAAGGTCGTGACGGCGAGGGAGCTGGCCGAGCGTCTGGAAGTGTCCGAGCGCACGGTGTATCGCGACGTGAGGGATCTGGTCGCCTCCGGTACGCCCATCGACGGAGAGGCGGGGGTCGGCTACACGCTGCGTCCGGGCTACGACTTGCCCCCGCTGATGTTCGACCACGCGGAGATCGAGGCGCTGGTTCTCGGGGCTCGCCTGGTGGAGGGCTTCGGCGACGCGGAGCTCGGCCGCGCCGCGCGGTCGCTGCTGTCCAAGGTGGAAAACGTGCTGCCCAAGCACTTGGCGCCGCTCCTGGGGGCGACGCGCCTGTACGTGCCGGACGTGGGCCGCGGGCGGGAGCTTTCCGAGACGCTGCTGCCCGTGCGCACCGCCGTGGGGCAGGGGCAAAAGCTTCGGATTTCCTACGCTCGGGCGGACGGCAAGAAGAGCAAACGGGTGGTGCGACCGTTGGGGACGTTCTTCTGGGGCTCGTCGTGGACGCTCACGGCGTGGTGCGAGCTGCGCGCGGACTTCCGAAATTTCCGCCTGGATCGCATCAGCAAGGTCGAGGTGCTCGACGATCGCTTCGAGGCGGAGCCAGGCAAGACCCTTCGCGACTATCTGAATCTGCTGGGCCCAGACGCCGCGCGGCTCATGGACGCTTGA
- a CDS encoding Ku protein: MAARAISSGTISFGLVAIPVKLFTAASSQQVRFNMLHEKCGGRVKQQYFCPVDEEIVERGDMVKGYEYSRGQYVLFKDEELKALEAERSNSIEITEFVPLSSVDFVQVEKSYYLGPDKGGDKPYRLLSQCMTEKGVVAVGRWSSRGKEQLVLVRPYGDDGLLLHQLYYENEVRQFDDIDLGARFDFSDVERELALKLIDQLSTEEFDPGKYSDGYEERVRTAVEQKVSGQEVTVAPEAPKAQIIDLFEALKKSLADAQNDEAKPIKPPKKAAPKKAASKRAKAKKSG; this comes from the coding sequence ATGGCGGCGCGAGCCATCTCTTCCGGCACCATTTCCTTCGGCCTGGTCGCAATCCCGGTCAAGCTCTTCACTGCGGCGTCCTCGCAGCAGGTCCGCTTCAACATGCTGCACGAGAAGTGCGGCGGACGCGTGAAGCAACAGTACTTCTGCCCGGTGGACGAGGAAATCGTCGAGCGCGGCGACATGGTCAAGGGCTACGAGTACTCCCGTGGCCAGTACGTGCTGTTCAAGGACGAGGAGCTGAAGGCCCTGGAAGCGGAGCGCTCCAACAGCATCGAGATCACCGAGTTCGTCCCGCTCTCCAGCGTGGACTTCGTGCAGGTGGAAAAGTCGTACTACTTGGGCCCCGACAAGGGCGGGGACAAGCCCTATCGGCTGCTGAGCCAGTGCATGACGGAAAAGGGCGTGGTGGCCGTCGGCCGCTGGTCCAGCCGCGGCAAGGAGCAGCTGGTCCTGGTACGCCCCTACGGCGACGACGGCCTGCTCCTGCACCAGCTCTACTACGAAAACGAGGTTCGCCAGTTCGACGACATCGACCTCGGAGCGCGCTTCGACTTCAGCGACGTGGAGCGGGAGCTCGCGCTGAAGCTGATCGATCAGCTGAGCACGGAGGAGTTCGACCCCGGCAAGTACTCCGACGGCTACGAGGAGCGCGTACGCACCGCCGTGGAGCAGAAGGTGAGCGGGCAAGAGGTCACCGTCGCGCCGGAAGCGCCCAAGGCTCAGATCATCGACCTGTTCGAGGCCTTGAAGAAGAGCCTGGCGGACGCCCAGAACGACGAAGCCAAGCCCATCAAGCCGCCCAAGAAAGCTGCGCCCAAGAAGGCCGCCAGCAAGCGCGCGAAAGCCAAGAAGAGCGGGTGA
- a CDS encoding DUF4026 domain-containing protein has product MGTPSSIVDLLQDPPPATLLALLDAGATPPSPEDVLSRLEQLGVQAAEIDDDDAPAFRMIAELGVGPDAVPLSIFLEPAGDPLLSLGVSWRGVLGEDEDAARASRWALGVSQLMAHDPLRAFHALLRVLYAIVPEPTLVVDADSLIPRPGGWLAEVALGETPPSPTHLFSIHQVSEPGGELSWLHTHGLARCGAIELDILDAPSGDAGLLAQMVNAAAGLLIERGVPEAGEPFVVGQDLVLAWLPWDRAISEHTPQGLGGPSDRDSVHAGARGVLFAVEDDGELSSVEQYLPILRENPLLYVSVMETERMALLASERLPRFLSLFRTLGEDPEWMFLVKLGYEVDDPAEDGEREHLWFHVHELSGSEVDATLLNQPYRLERLSEGQRAKHSLALLSDWAILCDKGRFDADSVGELERALARDLALH; this is encoded by the coding sequence ATGGGCACGCCGTCCAGCATCGTGGACCTCCTGCAAGACCCGCCACCGGCCACGTTGCTGGCACTGCTCGATGCCGGCGCCACGCCTCCCAGCCCCGAAGACGTGCTGTCGCGTCTCGAGCAGTTGGGCGTACAAGCGGCGGAGATCGACGACGACGACGCGCCGGCGTTCCGCATGATCGCGGAGCTGGGCGTCGGTCCCGACGCGGTACCGCTGAGCATCTTCCTCGAGCCCGCCGGCGATCCGCTGCTGTCACTGGGCGTCAGCTGGCGCGGCGTCCTGGGCGAAGACGAGGACGCCGCGCGAGCAAGTCGCTGGGCGCTGGGCGTGTCTCAGCTCATGGCTCACGATCCATTGCGCGCGTTCCACGCGTTGCTGCGCGTGCTGTACGCGATCGTCCCCGAGCCGACGTTGGTGGTGGACGCCGACTCGTTGATCCCGCGTCCGGGGGGCTGGCTCGCCGAAGTTGCTCTTGGTGAGACGCCGCCGTCGCCCACACACTTGTTCTCCATTCACCAGGTGAGTGAGCCGGGCGGCGAGCTGTCCTGGCTCCACACGCACGGGCTCGCGCGTTGCGGCGCCATCGAGCTCGACATCCTCGATGCACCTTCCGGCGACGCGGGCTTGCTCGCGCAGATGGTGAACGCGGCTGCCGGCCTGCTCATCGAACGCGGGGTCCCGGAGGCCGGAGAGCCTTTCGTCGTCGGTCAAGATCTGGTGCTGGCCTGGCTGCCCTGGGATCGCGCCATCTCGGAGCACACGCCCCAGGGTCTGGGCGGCCCCTCCGACCGGGACTCGGTGCACGCCGGGGCGCGCGGGGTGCTGTTCGCCGTGGAGGACGACGGCGAGCTGTCGAGCGTGGAGCAGTACCTGCCGATCCTGCGGGAAAACCCCCTATTGTACGTGTCGGTGATGGAAACGGAGCGCATGGCCCTGCTGGCCAGCGAGCGCCTACCCCGTTTTTTGTCGTTGTTTCGCACTTTGGGGGAGGACCCGGAGTGGATGTTCCTGGTGAAGCTCGGCTACGAGGTCGACGACCCCGCCGAAGATGGCGAGCGGGAGCACCTGTGGTTTCACGTGCATGAGCTTTCGGGCAGCGAAGTCGACGCCACCCTGCTCAATCAGCCGTATCGCCTCGAGCGGCTGTCCGAGGGGCAGCGGGCGAAGCACTCCCTCGCGCTGCTCAGCGATTGGGCCATCTTGTGCGACAAGGGCCGTTTCGATGCGGATTCGGTGGGAGAGCTGGAGCGCGCACTGGCCCGAGACCTGGCGCTGCACTGA
- a CDS encoding Smr/MutS family protein, which produces MSEPPAVVEIEDSIDLHGFLPRDLLDVVESYLEAAVEKGFLEVRLIHGRGTGFQRARVRELLASHPLVERYADAPATRGGWGATLVWLKRP; this is translated from the coding sequence GTGAGCGAGCCGCCCGCGGTCGTCGAAATCGAGGACAGCATCGACCTGCACGGCTTCTTGCCGAGAGACCTGCTCGACGTCGTGGAAAGCTACCTGGAAGCCGCCGTGGAGAAGGGCTTCCTCGAGGTGCGTCTGATCCACGGCCGGGGCACGGGCTTTCAGCGGGCCCGGGTGCGAGAGCTCTTGGCCAGCCACCCCCTCGTGGAACGCTACGCCGACGCACCGGCGACGCGGGGTGGCTGGGGAGCGACGCTGGTGTGGCTCAAGCGTCCATGA